In Xanthomonas sp. SI, the following are encoded in one genomic region:
- a CDS encoding membrane-bound PQQ-dependent dehydrogenase, glucose/quinate/shikimate family, whose amino-acid sequence MNDLDQTQRRGGWPLLLLGGACALIGLVLAAGGAWLLALGGSWYYLFGGLGLLLSGVLLARGRRSGALWFAATFALSLLWAAWESGADYWRWVPRMGLMVFLGLLLALALPRLDRPFSRSVSRGLAGALALVFVGAFALAFVPYGVTEADGMLAHAAGMAAAMTVPRAGAQPAEAPADADWAAYGRDNAGSRYSPLRQITPGNVAQLRTAWTFRTGDLPAKRWGAETTPLKIGDSLYLCTARNQLIALDAATGKQRWRYDPKVADKAIPYTAACRGVSYYEVPEATNAPPTPAPGGGVAPVALADQPRACRSRIIEGTLDGRLIAVDAASGKPCEDFGTHGQVDITVGMGDTPPGYVSINSPPTIVRGVLVTGHQVLDGQQRYEPSGVIQGFDAVTGELRWAWDMTHPEWNGAPPPGQSWTRGTPNMWTSAAGDEQLGYVYLPMGNSAADYWSSSRTAPEDQYATSLVALDVTTGKPVWNFQTTHIDVWDYDLGSQPTLVDFPHDGGKVPAVILPSKQGEIYVLDRRSGKPLVGVEQRAVPGGGVEPQRRAKTQPFSLYHTLRKPDLTERDMWGITPIDQLVCRIQFRSASYKGIYTPPEADRHSIEYPGYNGGSDWGSVAVDPQRGVIVANYNDMPNYNRLVPRAKADKLGWAPRDQVRGDAGGAEGAGDPQAGTPYAINVNAGWRLPFTGLLCKQPPYGGIRAIDLASGKTLWDRPLGSARGNGPFGIHSGLPIEIGTPNNGGAVVSASGLIFIAATTDDMIRAIDLATGKRVWEAKLPAGGQATPMLYAVDGREYLVIVAGGHHFMETKKGDYVIAYALPAS is encoded by the coding sequence ATGAACGATCTTGATCAAACGCAGCGCCGCGGCGGTTGGCCGCTGCTGCTGCTGGGCGGCGCATGCGCGCTGATCGGCCTGGTGCTGGCGGCCGGCGGCGCGTGGCTGCTGGCGCTGGGCGGCTCCTGGTACTACCTGTTCGGCGGCTTGGGCCTGCTGTTGTCGGGCGTGCTGCTGGCGCGCGGACGGCGCAGCGGTGCGCTGTGGTTCGCGGCGACCTTCGCGCTGTCGCTGCTATGGGCGGCGTGGGAGTCCGGCGCCGATTACTGGCGCTGGGTGCCGCGCATGGGCCTGATGGTGTTCCTGGGCCTGCTGCTGGCGCTGGCGTTGCCGCGCCTGGACCGTCCGTTCTCGCGCAGCGTGTCGCGCGGCCTGGCCGGCGCACTGGCGCTGGTGTTCGTGGGCGCCTTCGCGCTGGCCTTCGTGCCGTACGGCGTGACCGAGGCCGACGGCATGCTCGCACACGCCGCCGGCATGGCGGCGGCGATGACCGTGCCGCGCGCCGGTGCGCAGCCGGCCGAGGCCCCGGCCGACGCCGACTGGGCCGCCTACGGCCGCGATAACGCCGGCAGCCGCTACAGTCCGCTGCGCCAGATCACCCCCGGCAACGTGGCGCAGTTGCGGACCGCATGGACCTTCCGCACCGGCGACCTGCCGGCCAAGCGCTGGGGCGCGGAGACCACGCCGCTGAAGATCGGCGACAGCCTGTACCTGTGCACCGCGCGCAACCAGCTGATCGCACTGGACGCCGCCACCGGCAAGCAGCGCTGGCGCTACGATCCAAAGGTCGCGGACAAGGCGATCCCGTACACCGCCGCCTGCCGCGGGGTCAGCTATTACGAGGTCCCAGAGGCGACGAATGCGCCGCCGACGCCTGCGCCGGGCGGCGGCGTGGCGCCGGTTGCGCTGGCAGACCAGCCGCGCGCCTGCCGCAGCCGCATCATCGAGGGCACGCTGGACGGCCGCCTGATCGCGGTCGACGCCGCCAGCGGCAAGCCCTGCGAGGACTTCGGCACCCATGGCCAGGTCGACATCACCGTTGGCATGGGCGACACGCCGCCGGGCTATGTGTCGATCAATTCGCCGCCGACCATCGTGCGCGGCGTGCTCGTCACCGGCCACCAGGTGCTGGACGGGCAGCAGCGCTACGAGCCGTCGGGCGTGATCCAGGGCTTCGATGCGGTGACCGGTGAGCTGCGCTGGGCCTGGGACATGACCCACCCGGAATGGAACGGCGCACCGCCGCCGGGCCAGAGCTGGACCCGCGGCACGCCGAACATGTGGACCTCCGCGGCCGGCGACGAGCAACTCGGCTATGTCTACCTGCCGATGGGCAACTCCGCCGCCGACTACTGGAGCAGCTCGCGTACCGCGCCCGAGGACCAGTACGCGACCTCGCTGGTGGCGCTGGACGTGACCACCGGCAAGCCGGTGTGGAACTTCCAGACCACGCACATCGACGTCTGGGACTACGACCTGGGGTCGCAGCCGACGCTGGTGGATTTTCCGCACGACGGCGGCAAGGTGCCGGCGGTGATCCTGCCGAGCAAGCAGGGCGAAATCTACGTGCTGGATCGGCGCAGCGGCAAGCCGTTGGTCGGCGTCGAGCAACGCGCGGTGCCCGGCGGCGGGGTGGAGCCGCAGCGCCGCGCCAAGACCCAGCCGTTCTCGCTGTACCACACGCTGCGCAAGCCGGACCTGACCGAACGCGACATGTGGGGCATCACCCCGATCGACCAACTGGTGTGCCGCATCCAGTTCCGCAGCGCCAGCTACAAGGGCATCTACACGCCGCCCGAAGCCGATCGCCATTCGATCGAATATCCGGGCTACAACGGCGGCTCGGACTGGGGCAGCGTGGCGGTGGATCCGCAGCGCGGGGTGATCGTCGCCAACTACAACGACATGCCCAATTACAACCGACTGGTGCCGCGGGCCAAGGCCGACAAGTTGGGCTGGGCGCCGCGCGACCAGGTGCGCGGCGACGCCGGCGGCGCCGAAGGCGCGGGCGATCCGCAGGCGGGCACGCCGTACGCGATCAACGTCAACGCCGGCTGGCGCCTGCCGTTCACTGGCCTGCTGTGCAAGCAACCGCCGTACGGCGGCATCCGCGCGATCGACCTGGCCAGCGGCAAGACCCTGTGGGACCGCCCGCTGGGCAGCGCCCGCGGCAACGGCCCGTTCGGCATCCACTCCGGCCTGCCGATCGAGATCGGCACGCCCAACAACGGCGGCGCGGTGGTCAGCGCCAGCGGCCTGATCTTCATCGCCGCGACCACAGACGACATGATCCGTGCAATCGACCTGGCCACCGGCAAGCGCGTCTGGGAGGCCAAGCTGCCGGCCGGCGGCCAAGCCACGCCGATGCTCTACGCGGTCGACGGCCGCGAATACCTGGTGATCGTGGCCGGCGGCCATCACTTCATGGAGACCAAGAAGGGCGACTACGTGATCGCCTACGCGCTGCCGGCGTCATAG
- the gyrA gene encoding DNA gyrase subunit A — translation MAESAKEIIQVNLEDEMRKSYLDYAMSVIVGRALPDARDGLKPVHRRVLFAMNELGAHSNKPYYKSARIVGDVIGKYHPHGDQSVYDTLVRMAQPFSLRYLMVDGQGNFGSVDGDSAAAMRYTEARMSRLAHEMMADIDKETVDFQPNYDEKELEPTVMPTRFPSLLVNGSAGIAVGMATNIPPHNLTESINACLALIDNPQIDVDGLMEYIPGPDFPTAGIVNGTSGIVAGYRTGRGRVRMRAKAEIEIQDNGREAIVVNEIPYQVNKARLIEKIAELVKEKKLEGISELRDESDKDGMRIYIEIKRGEAADVVLNNLYQQTQMESVFGINMVALVDGRPQLMNLKQMLEAFIRHRREVVTRRTIFELRKARARAHILEGLTVALANIDEMIELIKTSANPTEARERMLARRWDAGLVGALLGAAGADASQPEDLPAGVGLLADGYQLTEVQASQILEMRLHRLTGLEQERLTEEYKQLLEAIAGLIRILENPDVLLQVIREELISIREEYGDARRTEIRHSEEDLDILDLIAPEDVVVTLSHAGYAKRQPVSAYRAQRRGGRGRSAAATKEEDFIDQLWLVNTHDTLLTFTSSGKVFALPVYQLPEAGPNARGRPIINWIPLENGERVQAVLPVRDYAGGRYVFFATRNGMVKKTPLSDFAFQRKAGKIAINLDEGDALVGVGLTDGERDVLLFASNGKTVRFSERPKDDEAEDGALDEGTGEDNGDDEVALAEAVEDGDDARSPRRKSRGGVKPTGRSSRGVRGIRLAKSEYVVSLIVAEPAEGQDEDAEDIETAPETDADVDAEAVVRNGDEPDAYILTATENGYGKRTPLAEYPRKGRGTQGVIGIQTSERNGKLVGAVLLSTKDEVLLISDGGTLVRTRASEISRVGRNTQGVTLIRLSKGEKLQAVERLDGSLVEEEPVEPIGGEDGSAEIASELPPES, via the coding sequence ATGGCAGAATCCGCCAAGGAAATCATCCAGGTCAACCTGGAAGACGAGATGCGCAAGAGCTACCTCGATTACGCGATGAGCGTGATCGTGGGGCGTGCCCTCCCGGATGCGCGCGACGGCCTCAAGCCGGTGCATCGCCGCGTGTTGTTCGCGATGAACGAGCTGGGCGCGCACAGCAACAAGCCCTACTACAAGTCGGCGCGTATCGTCGGCGACGTCATCGGCAAGTACCACCCGCACGGCGACCAGTCGGTGTACGACACGCTGGTGCGCATGGCGCAGCCGTTCTCGCTGCGCTACCTGATGGTGGACGGGCAGGGCAACTTCGGCTCGGTCGACGGCGACTCCGCGGCGGCGATGCGCTACACCGAGGCGCGCATGTCGCGCCTGGCCCACGAAATGATGGCCGACATCGACAAGGAAACCGTCGATTTCCAGCCCAACTACGACGAGAAGGAACTGGAGCCGACGGTCATGCCGACCCGGTTCCCGAGCCTGCTGGTCAACGGTTCGGCCGGCATCGCGGTGGGCATGGCGACCAACATCCCGCCGCACAACCTGACCGAATCGATCAATGCCTGCCTGGCGCTGATCGACAATCCGCAGATCGACGTCGACGGGCTGATGGAATACATCCCCGGCCCGGATTTCCCCACCGCCGGCATCGTCAACGGCACCAGCGGCATCGTCGCCGGCTACCGCACCGGCCGCGGCCGCGTGCGCATGCGCGCCAAGGCCGAGATCGAGATCCAGGACAACGGCCGCGAAGCGATCGTGGTCAACGAGATCCCGTACCAGGTCAACAAGGCGCGGCTGATCGAGAAGATCGCCGAGCTGGTCAAGGAAAAGAAGCTCGAAGGCATCAGCGAACTGCGCGACGAGTCCGACAAGGACGGCATGCGCATCTACATCGAGATCAAGCGCGGCGAAGCCGCCGATGTGGTGCTGAACAACCTGTACCAGCAGACCCAGATGGAGTCGGTGTTCGGCATCAACATGGTGGCGCTGGTCGATGGCCGCCCGCAGCTGATGAACCTCAAGCAGATGCTGGAGGCGTTCATCCGCCACCGCCGCGAAGTGGTCACCCGCCGCACCATCTTCGAACTGCGCAAGGCGCGCGCCCGCGCGCACATCCTCGAAGGCCTGACCGTCGCGCTCGCCAACATCGACGAGATGATCGAGCTGATCAAGACCTCGGCCAACCCGACCGAGGCGCGCGAGCGCATGCTGGCCAGGCGCTGGGACGCGGGCCTGGTCGGCGCGCTGCTCGGCGCCGCCGGCGCCGATGCCTCGCAGCCGGAAGACCTGCCGGCCGGCGTCGGCCTGCTCGCCGACGGCTACCAGCTGACCGAAGTGCAGGCCTCGCAGATCCTGGAAATGCGCCTGCACCGCCTGACCGGGCTGGAGCAGGAGCGCCTGACCGAGGAATACAAGCAACTGCTGGAGGCGATCGCCGGGCTGATCCGGATCCTGGAAAACCCCGACGTGCTGCTGCAGGTGATCCGCGAGGAGCTCATCAGCATCCGCGAGGAATACGGCGATGCGCGCCGCACCGAGATCCGCCACAGCGAGGAAGACCTCGACATCCTCGACCTGATCGCGCCGGAAGACGTGGTGGTGACGCTGTCGCATGCCGGCTACGCCAAGCGCCAGCCGGTCAGCGCCTACCGCGCGCAGCGCCGCGGCGGCCGCGGCCGCAGCGCGGCGGCGACCAAGGAAGAGGATTTCATCGACCAGCTGTGGCTGGTCAACACCCACGACACGCTGCTGACCTTCACCAGCAGCGGCAAGGTGTTCGCGCTGCCGGTGTACCAGTTGCCGGAGGCCGGCCCGAACGCGCGCGGCCGCCCGATCATCAACTGGATCCCGCTGGAGAACGGCGAGCGCGTGCAGGCGGTGTTGCCGGTGCGCGACTATGCCGGCGGCCGCTACGTGTTCTTCGCCACCCGCAACGGCATGGTCAAGAAGACCCCGCTCAGCGACTTCGCGTTCCAGCGCAAGGCCGGCAAGATCGCGATCAACCTCGACGAGGGCGACGCCCTGGTCGGCGTGGGCCTGACCGACGGCGAGCGCGATGTGCTGCTGTTCGCCTCCAACGGCAAGACCGTGCGCTTCTCCGAACGGCCCAAGGACGACGAAGCCGAGGACGGCGCCCTCGACGAGGGCACGGGCGAGGACAACGGCGACGATGAGGTCGCGCTGGCCGAGGCCGTCGAGGACGGCGACGACGCGCGCAGCCCGCGCCGCAAGAGCCGCGGCGGGGTCAAGCCGACCGGCCGCAGCAGCCGCGGCGTGCGCGGCATCCGCCTGGCCAAGAGCGAATACGTGGTCAGCCTGATCGTGGCCGAGCCGGCCGAGGGCCAGGACGAGGATGCCGAGGACATCGAGACGGCGCCGGAGACGGATGCCGACGTCGATGCCGAGGCTGTGGTGCGCAACGGCGACGAGCCCGATGCCTACATCCTCACCGCCACCGAGAACGGCTACGGCAAGCGCACCCCGCTGGCCGAGTACCCGCGCAAGGGCCGCGGCACGCAGGGCGTGATCGGCATCCAGACCAGCGAGCGCAACGGCAAGCTGGTCGGCGCGGTGCTGCTGAGCACCAAGGACGAGGTGCTGTTGATCTCCGATGGCGGCACCCTGGTGCGCACCCGCGCCTCGGAAATCTCCCGCGTCGGCCGCAACACCCAGGGCGTGACCCTGATCCGCCTGTCCAAGGGCGAGAAGCTGCAGGCAGTGGAGCGCCTGGACGGTTCGCTGGTCGAGGAAGAGCCGGTGGAGCCGATCGGGGGCGAGGACGGCAGCGCCGAGATCGCCAGCGAGCTGCCGCCGGAAAGCTGA